Proteins encoded in a region of the Tripterygium wilfordii isolate XIE 37 chromosome 21, ASM1340144v1, whole genome shotgun sequence genome:
- the LOC119990037 gene encoding putative callose synthase 8 isoform X3 encodes MNKFFKNYTNWCKFLRRKSNIRLPFVKQEAQQYKILYIGLYLLIWGEAANLRFIPECLCYIFHHMAYELHGMLTGAVSLTDWEKVMPAYGGGSESFLNKVVTPIYRVIFEEAAKSKGRTADHSTWRNYDDLNEYFWSPDCFQIGWPMREDHNFFCVNSSNRCKTEKILVSLNTKAERGKGKRNEDKDEEEAGMEGNRQPKWLGKTNFVEIRSLWQIYRSFDRMWSFFVLSLQAMIVIASHDLQSPLQVFDSEIFEDILSIFITSAILKLIRAILDIAFAWKARCTMELSQRRKYVLRLVFAVIWVVVLPSCYAKSRRKYCFSTQYVSWLQEWCISSYMVAVAIYLSNNAVEVVLFFVPIVWKFIEVSNCRICTFFSFWAQPRLFVGRGMQETQVSILKYTLFWVLVLCSKFLFSYNFEIKPLIEPTKLIMRIGVENYDWHELFPKVKSNAGAIVAVWAPIVVVYFMDTQIWYSVFCTIFGGVYGVLHHLGEIRTLGMLRSRFHTLPAACNACLIPPPSSKLERKRQRTSLFGRRIREVSENKKRGIANFVLLWNQIITTFRSEDLISNREMDLMTMPMSTELFDGVVRWPIFLLANKFSTALSIARDFVGKDKLLLKKIKKDKYMYCAVKECYDSLKYILDILVVGDLEKRVVSSIFNEIEESIGRSSLLEDFKMSELPALQAKCIELVELLVEANESHYVDVVKVLQDIFELLTSDIMINGSRILDLLQSFQTMECDSTYFTRKIDPQLFESASEKNSIHFPLPNCGSLNEQIKRLLLLLTVKDKAMDIPANIEARRRVSFFATSLFMDMPSAPKIRNMLSFSVMTPHFMEDINYSMKELQSSTEGVSILFYMQRIYPDEWENFLERMGCGSLVELKGNSKEEELRNWASFRGQTLNRTVRGMMYYREALKVQAFLDIAENEDILEGYDAAESNNRTLSQLDALADLKFTYVISCQMFGSQKASGDPHAQDILDLMKSYPSLRVAYVEEKEEIVYDKRHKVYSSVLVKADNGYDQEIYRIKLPGPPNIGEGKPENQNHAIIFTRGEALQTIDMNQDNYLEEAFKMRNLLQELLRHHGRRPPTILGLREHIFTGSVSSLAWFMSYQETSFVTIGQRLLANPLRVRFHYGHPDVFDRLFHITRGGISKASKTINLSEDVFAGFNSTLRRGCITYHEYLQVGKGRDVGLNQISKFEAKIANGNSEQTLSRDIYRLGRRFDFFRMLSCYFTTVGFYFSSLISVIGIYVFLYGQLYLVLSGLEKALVIEAKLQNIPSLETALASQSFIQLGLLTGLPMVMEIGLEKGFLTAVKDFVLMQLQLAAVFFTFSLGTKIHYYGRTIMHGGAQYRPTGRKVVVFHASFTENYRLYSRSHFVKGFELMLLLIVYYLFRRSYQGSVAYVLITYSIWFMSITWLFAPFLFNPSGFSWDKIVDDWKDWNKWIKQQGGIGIQQDKSWQSWWIDEQDHLRRSGLGARLFEILLSLRFFMYQYGLVYHLDISQQSKNFLVYVLSWIVILAIFLLVKAVNMGRLLFIAKYHLVFRLFKAILFLSCLAVIVILSRICHLSLKDLIVCCLAFLPTGWGLILIAQVARPKIEDTGLWDFTLVLAKAYDYGMGVVLFTPIAVLAWLPIISAFQTRFLFNEAFNRRLQIQPILAGKKKE; translated from the exons ATGAAcaagttttttaaaaattatactaATTGGTGCAAatttttaagaagaaaaagcAACATTAG ATTGCCTTTTGTGAAACAGGAAGCGCAACAGTATAAAATTTTGTATATAGGGCTTTATCTACTCATATGGGGTGAGGCTGCCAACTTGCGCTTTATTCCAGAATGTCTTTGTTATATTTTTCACCAT ATGGCGTATGAATTGCATGGTATGTTAACCGGTGCTGTCAGCTTGACTGATTGGGAGAAGGTCATGCCAGCATATGGAGGGGGGTCAGAGTCATTCCTTAACAAGGTCGTGACTCCGATATACAGGGTTATATTTGAG GAAGCTGCAAAAAGCAAAGGCCGGACTGCTGATCATTCTACATGGAGAAACTACGATGATTTGAATGAATATTTTTG GTCTCCTGATTGTTTCCAGATTGGTTGGCCCATGCGAGAggaccataattttttttgtgttaattCTTCTAATAGATGCAAGACTGAGAAAATTCTTGTATCACTTAATACGAAGGCAGAAAGAGGCAAGggaaaaagaaatgaagataAAGACGAGGAGGAG GCAGGAATGGAAGGAAATCGTCAACCCAAATGGTTAGGGAAGACAAATTTTGTAGAGATACGTTCGTTGTGGCAAATTTATAGGAGCTTTGATCGCATGTGGAGCTTTTTTGTGCTGTCCCTTCAG GCAATGATAGTAATTGCTTCCCATGATTTACAATCTCCACTTCAAGTGTTTGACTCAGAAATTTTTGAGGACATTTTGAGCATCTTCATTACATCTGCAATTCTTAAACTCATACGAG CAATTCTTGACATTGCATTCGCATGGAAAGCTAGATGCACCATGGAATTATCCCAAAGAAGGAAATATGTGTTGAGGCTGGTTTTTGCAGTAATATGGGTGGTTGTTCTCCCCTCGTGTTATGCCAAATCAAGAAGGAAGTATTGTTTTTCGACTCAATATGTGAGCTGGCTTCAAGAATGGTGTATATCTTCCTATATGGTTGCGGTTGCAATTTATTTGTCTAATAATGCAGTTGAGGTGGTACTATTCTTTGTTCCTATTGTTTGGAAATTCATCGAGGTCTCAAATTGCCGGATATgcacatttttttctttctgggcACAG CCAAGATTGTTTGTTGGACGGGGGATGCAAGAAACCCAAGTATCTATTTTGAA GTATACATTGTTTTGGGTTCTGGTGTTGTGCAGCAAATTTTTATTCAGCTACAATTTTGAG ATTAAACCACTTATAGAACCAACAAAACTCATCATGAGAATCGGTGTTGAGAATTATGATTGGCATGAGCTTTTCCCAAaag TCAAGAGTAATGCTGGTGCAATCGTGGCTGTGTGGGCTCCTATTGTAGTT GTGTATTTTATGGACACACAGATTTGGTATTCAGTTTTCTGCACAATCTTTGGGGGTGTTTATGGAGTTTTGCATCATCTGGGTGAG ATTCGTACATTAGGTATGCTGAGAAGTAGATTTCACACATTGCCTGCGGCATGTAATGCTTGCTTGATACCACCACCATCATCGAAACTTGAGCGGAAGAGACAAAGAACAAGCTTATTTGGCAGGAGAATTAGAGAG GtatctgaaaataaaaaaagaggcaTTGCAAATTTTGTTCTATTATGGAACCAAATCATTACTACTTTTCGGTCAGAGGACTTAATAAGCAATAG GGAGATGGATTTAATGACAATGCCCATGTCAACTGAGTTATTTGATGGTGTGGTTCGTTGGCCAATTTTTCTCCTAGCAAATAAG TTTTCAACAGCACTGAGCATTGCAAGAGATTTTGTTGGAAAGGACAAGCTTCTTCTCAAGAAGATTAAGAAAGACAAGTACATGTATTGTGCCGTAAAGGAATGCTATGATTCACTCAAGTACATCCTTGATATTCTTGTTGTGGGTGATCTGGAGAAAAG GGTTGTATCAAGCATATtcaatgaaattgaagaaagcaTTGGAAGGTCAAGTCTTCTTGAGGACTTCAAAATGAGTGAGCTCCCTGCCTTGCAAGCGAAATGCATTGAATTAGTTGAACTTCTG GTTGAGGCAAATGAAAGCCATTATGTTGATGTTGTCAAAGtcctccaagacatctttgagCTCCTAACCAGTGATATCATGATAAACGGATCGAG AATACTGGATTTGCTCCAGTCTTTCCAAACGATGGAATGTGATTCGACATATTTTACAAGGAAAATTGACCCACAGTTGTTTGAGTCTGCTAGTGAAAAGAATTCTATACATTTTCCACTGCCCAATTGTGGCTCTCTAAATGAACAG ATTAAGCGTCTTCTTTTGCTTCTAACTGTTAAAGATAAGGCAATGGACATTCCTGCAAATATAGAAGCTCGGAGGCGAGTTTCGTTCTTTGCTACCTCGCTTTTCATGGATATGCCTAGCGCTCCTAAAATACGCAATATGCTGTCATTCAG TGTTATGACTCCACACTTCATGGAAGACATTAATTATTCGATGAAAGAGCTTCAGTCAAGCACAGAAGGGGTTTCCATCTTATTTTATATGCAGAGGATATATCCAg ACGAGTGGGAAAATTTTTTGGAACGCATGGGCTGTGGAAGTCTTGTTGAGTTGAAAGGAAACAGCAAGGAAGAAGAACTCAGAAATTGGGCATCTTTCCGCGggcaaacactaaacagaacAG TTAGAGGAATGATGTACTACAGAGAAGCGTTAAAAGTTCAGGCGTTTCTTGACATAGCTGAAAATGAAG ATATTCTTGAAGGTTATGATGCTGCTGAAAGCAATAATCGTACATTATCTCAACTGGATGCACTAGCTGATTTGAAATTCACTTATGTTATTTCCTGCCAAATGTTTGGGTCCCAAAAGGCATCTGGAGATCCCCATGCACAAGACATACTTGATTTGATGAAAAG TTATCCTTCTCTGCGTGTGGCTTACGttgaggaaaaggaagagattGTGTATGACAAGCGTCACAAGGTTTATTCTTCTGTATTGGTTAAAGCTGATAATGGTTATGATCAG gaaATATATCGTATAAAGCTTCCTGGTCCACCAAATATTGGAGAAGGGAAGcctgaaaatcaaaatcatgctATTATTTTCACACGTGGGGAAGCTCTCCAAACTATTGATATGAACCAA GATAATTATTTAGAGGAAGCTTTTAAAATGAGAAATCTGCTACAAGAACTTCTACGTCACCATGGGCGGCGGCCGCCAACAATACTTGGTTTAAGGGAACACATATTCACCGGAAG TGTCTCTTCTCTAGCATGGTTCATGTCATATCAAGAGACGAGCTTTGTCACCATTGGTCAAAGGCTTCTTGCTAATCCTCTCAG AGTACGATTCCACTATGGACATCCAGATGTATTTGACAGGCTATTTCACATTACAAGAGGGGGCATAAGCAAAGCATCAAAAACAATAAACCTAAGCGAGGATGTTTTTGCTG GATTTAATTCTACCTTACGAAGAGGATGTATCACCTACCATGAGTACCTGCAAGTTGGCAAAGGTCGAGACGTAGGCCTTAATCAAATTTCAAAGTTTGAAGCTAAAATAGCTAATGGGAACAGTGAACAAACTCTGAGCCGTGATATATACCGCCTGGGACGTCGTTTTGATTTCTTCCGGATGTTATCTTGTTATTTCACAACCGTTGGTTTTTACTTTAGCAGCCTG ATTTCAGTAATTGGAATTTATGTGTTCCTTTACGGACAGCTATACCTTGTTCTCAGTGGATTGGAGAAAGCACTCGTTATCGAGGCAAAACTGCAGAATATACCATCACTGGAAACAGCTCTTGCATCGCAGTCATTTATCCAACTGGGGCTTCTCACAGGCTTACCAATGGTTATGGAGATTGGACTTGAGAAAGGATTTCTCACAGCagtcaaagattttgttctcaTGCAATTGCAGCTAGCTGCTGTTTTCTTCACCTTCTCTCTTGGAACAAAAATTCACTATTATGGTCGAACAATCATGCATGGGGGGGCTCAATACAGACCCACTGGGCGTAAAGTTGTGGTTTTTCATGCGAGCTTTACTGAGAATTACAGATTATATTCTCGAAGCCACTTTGTTAAAGGATTTGAGCTAATGTTGTTGTTGATTGTTTACTATTTGTTTAGGCGATCCTACCAGGGTAGTGTAGCATATGTATTGATCACTTATTCCATTTGGTTCATGTCCATCACTTGGTTGTTTGCACCCTTTTTATTTAATCCTTCTGGATTCAGTTGGGACAAAATAGTAGATGACTGGAAAGACTGGAATAAGTGGATCAAGCAGCAGGGAGGCATCGGAATTCAACAAGATAAAAGCTGGCAATCCTGGTGGATTGATGAGCAAGACCATCTTCGACGTTCAGGGCTGGGTGCTAGATTGTTTGAGATACTTCTGTCTCTCCGCTTTTTCATGTACCAGTATGGTCTGGTTTATCACCTTGATATCTCTCAGCAGAGCAAAAATTTTCTGGTTTATGTGCTCTCCTGGATTGTGATTCTTGCAATTTTCCTACTGGTCAAG GCTGTGAACATGGGAAGACTGTTGTTCATTGCAAAATATCACCTTGTGTTCAGGCTCTTTAAAGCAATCCTGTTCTTGAGTTGTCTTGCTGTCATAGTCATTCTCTCCCGCATTTGTCACCTTTCTTTGAAGGACTTGATTGTCTGCTGTCTAGCTTTTTTGCCTACAGGATGGGGCTTGATATTG ATTGCACAAGTTGCGAGGCCGAAGATCGAAGATACTGGATTGTGGGACTTTACACTGGTACTTGCTAAAGCATATGATTATGGAATGGGTGTTGTTCTTTTCACACCCATTGCTGTCTTGGCATGGCTCCCTATTATATCAGCCTTCCAGACTCGGTTTCTATTCAATGAGGCTTTCAACAGGAGACTACAAATTCAACCAATTCTTGCTGGGAAGAAAAAAGAGTAG
- the LOC119990037 gene encoding putative callose synthase 8 isoform X1, with translation MSEIVLADPIIDPSPTSEATTSTRPLTFGHDYRDHGAEPFDSERLPPTLASEIQRFLRVANLVEADEPRIAYLCRFHAFEIAHNRDHNSSGRGVRQFKTSLLQRLEHDDEPTFRKRKEKSDIRELRRVYHAYKDYIIRNGGAFDLENSDEEKLINARRIASVLYDVLKTVINATGPQAPAETGSICAKSELYVPYNILPLDNGGIQQAIMHLPEIKASVAAVQNLRGLPSGQDFQRSAPFVDLFEFLQCCFGFQEGNVANQREHLILLLANIHVRKYHKETSILKLGDGAVDELMNKFFKNYTNWCKFLRRKSNIRLPFVKQEAQQYKILYIGLYLLIWGEAANLRFIPECLCYIFHHMAYELHGMLTGAVSLTDWEKVMPAYGGGSESFLNKVVTPIYRVIFEEAAKSKGRTADHSTWRNYDDLNEYFWSPDCFQIGWPMREDHNFFCVNSSNRCKTEKILVSLNTKAERGKGKRNEDKDEEEAGMEGNRQPKWLGKTNFVEIRSLWQIYRSFDRMWSFFVLSLQAMIVIASHDLQSPLQVFDSEIFEDILSIFITSAILKLIRAILDIAFAWKARCTMELSQRRKYVLRLVFAVIWVVVLPSCYAKSRRKYCFSTQYVSWLQEWCISSYMVAVAIYLSNNAVEVVLFFVPIVWKFIEVSNCRICTFFSFWAQPRLFVGRGMQETQVSILKYTLFWVLVLCSKFLFSYNFEIKPLIEPTKLIMRIGVENYDWHELFPKVKSNAGAIVAVWAPIVVVYFMDTQIWYSVFCTIFGGVYGVLHHLGEIRTLGMLRSRFHTLPAACNACLIPPPSSKLERKRQRTSLFGRRIREVSENKKRGIANFVLLWNQIITTFRSEDLISNREMDLMTMPMSTELFDGVVRWPIFLLANKFSTALSIARDFVGKDKLLLKKIKKDKYMYCAVKECYDSLKYILDILVVGDLEKRVVSSIFNEIEESIGRSSLLEDFKMSELPALQAKCIELVELLVEANESHYVDVVKVLQDIFELLTSDIMINGSRILDLLQSFQTMECDSTYFTRKIDPQLFESASEKNSIHFPLPNCGSLNEQIKRLLLLLTVKDKAMDIPANIEARRRVSFFATSLFMDMPSAPKIRNMLSFSVMTPHFMEDINYSMKELQSSTEGVSILFYMQRIYPDEWENFLERMGCGSLVELKGNSKEEELRNWASFRGQTLNRTVRGMMYYREALKVQAFLDIAENEDILEGYDAAESNNRTLSQLDALADLKFTYVISCQMFGSQKASGDPHAQDILDLMKSYPSLRVAYVEEKEEIVYDKRHKVYSSVLVKADNGYDQEIYRIKLPGPPNIGEGKPENQNHAIIFTRGEALQTIDMNQDNYLEEAFKMRNLLQELLRHHGRRPPTILGLREHIFTGSVSSLAWFMSYQETSFVTIGQRLLANPLRVRFHYGHPDVFDRLFHITRGGISKASKTINLSEDVFAGFNSTLRRGCITYHEYLQVGKGRDVGLNQISKFEAKIANGNSEQTLSRDIYRLGRRFDFFRMLSCYFTTVGFYFSSLISVIGIYVFLYGQLYLVLSGLEKALVIEAKLQNIPSLETALASQSFIQLGLLTGLPMVMEIGLEKGFLTAVKDFVLMQLQLAAVFFTFSLGTKIHYYGRTIMHGGAQYRPTGRKVVVFHASFTENYRLYSRSHFVKGFELMLLLIVYYLFRRSYQGSVAYVLITYSIWFMSITWLFAPFLFNPSGFSWDKIVDDWKDWNKWIKQQGGIGIQQDKSWQSWWIDEQDHLRRSGLGARLFEILLSLRFFMYQYGLVYHLDISQQSKNFLVYVLSWIVILAIFLLVKAVNMGRLLFIAKYHLVFRLFKAILFLSCLAVIVILSRICHLSLKDLIVCCLAFLPTGWGLILIAQVARPKIEDTGLWDFTLVLAKAYDYGMGVVLFTPIAVLAWLPIISAFQTRFLFNEAFNRRLQIQPILAGKKKE, from the exons ATGTCAGAAATTGTTCTTGCTGACCCTATTATCGATCCCAGTCCCACCTCTGAGGCAACAACGTCAACAAGGCCTCTCACTTTTGGTCATGATTATCGCGATCATGGCGCTGAACCATTTGACAGTGAGAGGTTGCCTCCGACCTTGGCTTCTGAAATTCAGAGGTTCCTTCGGGTTGCCAATCTCGTTGAGGCCGACGAGCCTCGTATTGCTTACCTTT GCCGCTTTCATGCGTTTGAAATAGCCCACAACAGGGACCACAATTCAAGTGGCCGGGGTGTTCGGCAATTCAAAACTTCGCTTCTCCAGAGACTTGAACAT GATGACGAACCTACCTTTCGGAAACGAAAGGAAAAGAGTGATATTCGGGAACTCAGACGCGTTTATCATGCGTACAAGGACTATATTATAAGAAATGGCGGAGCATTTGATTTAGAAAATAG TGACGAAGAAAAATTGATAAATGCGCGCAGAATTGCGTCTGTACTGTATGACGTACTAAAGACAGTTATAAACGCTACTGGTCCTCAG GCCCCTGCTGAAACGGGCAGTATCTGTGCGAAATCTGAGTTATATGTGCCATATAACATCCTTCCTCTTGATAATGGAGGTATTCAGCAAGCAATTATGCATCTTCCTGAG ATTAAAGCTTCAGTTGCAGCGGTTCAAAATCTTCGTGGTTTACCATCAGGGCAGGACTTTCAGAGAAGTGCTCCATTTGTGGATTTATTTGAATTTCTTCAGTGTTGCTTTGGGTTTCAG GAAGGAAATGTTGCCAACCAAAGGGAGCATCTAATTCTGCTACTTGCAAACATCCACGTTCGGAAGTATCATAAGGAGACATCTATCTTGAAG TTAGGGGATGGAGCTGTAGATGAACTGATGAAcaagttttttaaaaattatactaATTGGTGCAAatttttaagaagaaaaagcAACATTAG ATTGCCTTTTGTGAAACAGGAAGCGCAACAGTATAAAATTTTGTATATAGGGCTTTATCTACTCATATGGGGTGAGGCTGCCAACTTGCGCTTTATTCCAGAATGTCTTTGTTATATTTTTCACCAT ATGGCGTATGAATTGCATGGTATGTTAACCGGTGCTGTCAGCTTGACTGATTGGGAGAAGGTCATGCCAGCATATGGAGGGGGGTCAGAGTCATTCCTTAACAAGGTCGTGACTCCGATATACAGGGTTATATTTGAG GAAGCTGCAAAAAGCAAAGGCCGGACTGCTGATCATTCTACATGGAGAAACTACGATGATTTGAATGAATATTTTTG GTCTCCTGATTGTTTCCAGATTGGTTGGCCCATGCGAGAggaccataattttttttgtgttaattCTTCTAATAGATGCAAGACTGAGAAAATTCTTGTATCACTTAATACGAAGGCAGAAAGAGGCAAGggaaaaagaaatgaagataAAGACGAGGAGGAG GCAGGAATGGAAGGAAATCGTCAACCCAAATGGTTAGGGAAGACAAATTTTGTAGAGATACGTTCGTTGTGGCAAATTTATAGGAGCTTTGATCGCATGTGGAGCTTTTTTGTGCTGTCCCTTCAG GCAATGATAGTAATTGCTTCCCATGATTTACAATCTCCACTTCAAGTGTTTGACTCAGAAATTTTTGAGGACATTTTGAGCATCTTCATTACATCTGCAATTCTTAAACTCATACGAG CAATTCTTGACATTGCATTCGCATGGAAAGCTAGATGCACCATGGAATTATCCCAAAGAAGGAAATATGTGTTGAGGCTGGTTTTTGCAGTAATATGGGTGGTTGTTCTCCCCTCGTGTTATGCCAAATCAAGAAGGAAGTATTGTTTTTCGACTCAATATGTGAGCTGGCTTCAAGAATGGTGTATATCTTCCTATATGGTTGCGGTTGCAATTTATTTGTCTAATAATGCAGTTGAGGTGGTACTATTCTTTGTTCCTATTGTTTGGAAATTCATCGAGGTCTCAAATTGCCGGATATgcacatttttttctttctgggcACAG CCAAGATTGTTTGTTGGACGGGGGATGCAAGAAACCCAAGTATCTATTTTGAA GTATACATTGTTTTGGGTTCTGGTGTTGTGCAGCAAATTTTTATTCAGCTACAATTTTGAG ATTAAACCACTTATAGAACCAACAAAACTCATCATGAGAATCGGTGTTGAGAATTATGATTGGCATGAGCTTTTCCCAAaag TCAAGAGTAATGCTGGTGCAATCGTGGCTGTGTGGGCTCCTATTGTAGTT GTGTATTTTATGGACACACAGATTTGGTATTCAGTTTTCTGCACAATCTTTGGGGGTGTTTATGGAGTTTTGCATCATCTGGGTGAG ATTCGTACATTAGGTATGCTGAGAAGTAGATTTCACACATTGCCTGCGGCATGTAATGCTTGCTTGATACCACCACCATCATCGAAACTTGAGCGGAAGAGACAAAGAACAAGCTTATTTGGCAGGAGAATTAGAGAG GtatctgaaaataaaaaaagaggcaTTGCAAATTTTGTTCTATTATGGAACCAAATCATTACTACTTTTCGGTCAGAGGACTTAATAAGCAATAG GGAGATGGATTTAATGACAATGCCCATGTCAACTGAGTTATTTGATGGTGTGGTTCGTTGGCCAATTTTTCTCCTAGCAAATAAG TTTTCAACAGCACTGAGCATTGCAAGAGATTTTGTTGGAAAGGACAAGCTTCTTCTCAAGAAGATTAAGAAAGACAAGTACATGTATTGTGCCGTAAAGGAATGCTATGATTCACTCAAGTACATCCTTGATATTCTTGTTGTGGGTGATCTGGAGAAAAG GGTTGTATCAAGCATATtcaatgaaattgaagaaagcaTTGGAAGGTCAAGTCTTCTTGAGGACTTCAAAATGAGTGAGCTCCCTGCCTTGCAAGCGAAATGCATTGAATTAGTTGAACTTCTG GTTGAGGCAAATGAAAGCCATTATGTTGATGTTGTCAAAGtcctccaagacatctttgagCTCCTAACCAGTGATATCATGATAAACGGATCGAG AATACTGGATTTGCTCCAGTCTTTCCAAACGATGGAATGTGATTCGACATATTTTACAAGGAAAATTGACCCACAGTTGTTTGAGTCTGCTAGTGAAAAGAATTCTATACATTTTCCACTGCCCAATTGTGGCTCTCTAAATGAACAG ATTAAGCGTCTTCTTTTGCTTCTAACTGTTAAAGATAAGGCAATGGACATTCCTGCAAATATAGAAGCTCGGAGGCGAGTTTCGTTCTTTGCTACCTCGCTTTTCATGGATATGCCTAGCGCTCCTAAAATACGCAATATGCTGTCATTCAG TGTTATGACTCCACACTTCATGGAAGACATTAATTATTCGATGAAAGAGCTTCAGTCAAGCACAGAAGGGGTTTCCATCTTATTTTATATGCAGAGGATATATCCAg ACGAGTGGGAAAATTTTTTGGAACGCATGGGCTGTGGAAGTCTTGTTGAGTTGAAAGGAAACAGCAAGGAAGAAGAACTCAGAAATTGGGCATCTTTCCGCGggcaaacactaaacagaacAG TTAGAGGAATGATGTACTACAGAGAAGCGTTAAAAGTTCAGGCGTTTCTTGACATAGCTGAAAATGAAG ATATTCTTGAAGGTTATGATGCTGCTGAAAGCAATAATCGTACATTATCTCAACTGGATGCACTAGCTGATTTGAAATTCACTTATGTTATTTCCTGCCAAATGTTTGGGTCCCAAAAGGCATCTGGAGATCCCCATGCACAAGACATACTTGATTTGATGAAAAG TTATCCTTCTCTGCGTGTGGCTTACGttgaggaaaaggaagagattGTGTATGACAAGCGTCACAAGGTTTATTCTTCTGTATTGGTTAAAGCTGATAATGGTTATGATCAG gaaATATATCGTATAAAGCTTCCTGGTCCACCAAATATTGGAGAAGGGAAGcctgaaaatcaaaatcatgctATTATTTTCACACGTGGGGAAGCTCTCCAAACTATTGATATGAACCAA GATAATTATTTAGAGGAAGCTTTTAAAATGAGAAATCTGCTACAAGAACTTCTACGTCACCATGGGCGGCGGCCGCCAACAATACTTGGTTTAAGGGAACACATATTCACCGGAAG TGTCTCTTCTCTAGCATGGTTCATGTCATATCAAGAGACGAGCTTTGTCACCATTGGTCAAAGGCTTCTTGCTAATCCTCTCAG AGTACGATTCCACTATGGACATCCAGATGTATTTGACAGGCTATTTCACATTACAAGAGGGGGCATAAGCAAAGCATCAAAAACAATAAACCTAAGCGAGGATGTTTTTGCTG GATTTAATTCTACCTTACGAAGAGGATGTATCACCTACCATGAGTACCTGCAAGTTGGCAAAGGTCGAGACGTAGGCCTTAATCAAATTTCAAAGTTTGAAGCTAAAATAGCTAATGGGAACAGTGAACAAACTCTGAGCCGTGATATATACCGCCTGGGACGTCGTTTTGATTTCTTCCGGATGTTATCTTGTTATTTCACAACCGTTGGTTTTTACTTTAGCAGCCTG ATTTCAGTAATTGGAATTTATGTGTTCCTTTACGGACAGCTATACCTTGTTCTCAGTGGATTGGAGAAAGCACTCGTTATCGAGGCAAAACTGCAGAATATACCATCACTGGAAACAGCTCTTGCATCGCAGTCATTTATCCAACTGGGGCTTCTCACAGGCTTACCAATGGTTATGGAGATTGGACTTGAGAAAGGATTTCTCACAGCagtcaaagattttgttctcaTGCAATTGCAGCTAGCTGCTGTTTTCTTCACCTTCTCTCTTGGAACAAAAATTCACTATTATGGTCGAACAATCATGCATGGGGGGGCTCAATACAGACCCACTGGGCGTAAAGTTGTGGTTTTTCATGCGAGCTTTACTGAGAATTACAGATTATATTCTCGAAGCCACTTTGTTAAAGGATTTGAGCTAATGTTGTTGTTGATTGTTTACTATTTGTTTAGGCGATCCTACCAGGGTAGTGTAGCATATGTATTGATCACTTATTCCATTTGGTTCATGTCCATCACTTGGTTGTTTGCACCCTTTTTATTTAATCCTTCTGGATTCAGTTGGGACAAAATAGTAGATGACTGGAAAGACTGGAATAAGTGGATCAAGCAGCAGGGAGGCATCGGAATTCAACAAGATAAAAGCTGGCAATCCTGGTGGATTGATGAGCAAGACCATCTTCGACGTTCAGGGCTGGGTGCTAGATTGTTTGAGATACTTCTGTCTCTCCGCTTTTTCATGTACCAGTATGGTCTGGTTTATCACCTTGATATCTCTCAGCAGAGCAAAAATTTTCTGGTTTATGTGCTCTCCTGGATTGTGATTCTTGCAATTTTCCTACTGGTCAAG GCTGTGAACATGGGAAGACTGTTGTTCATTGCAAAATATCACCTTGTGTTCAGGCTCTTTAAAGCAATCCTGTTCTTGAGTTGTCTTGCTGTCATAGTCATTCTCTCCCGCATTTGTCACCTTTCTTTGAAGGACTTGATTGTCTGCTGTCTAGCTTTTTTGCCTACAGGATGGGGCTTGATATTG ATTGCACAAGTTGCGAGGCCGAAGATCGAAGATACTGGATTGTGGGACTTTACACTGGTACTTGCTAAAGCATATGATTATGGAATGGGTGTTGTTCTTTTCACACCCATTGCTGTCTTGGCATGGCTCCCTATTATATCAGCCTTCCAGACTCGGTTTCTATTCAATGAGGCTTTCAACAGGAGACTACAAATTCAACCAATTCTTGCTGGGAAGAAAAAAGAGTAG